The following coding sequences are from one Caballeronia sp. SBC1 window:
- a CDS encoding aldo/keto reductase, producing the protein MRPTSADARRRRLLLAAGSALLPLSVPLCLPSCLPASFAQTPPATGGPLPHMNTRPIPSTGEALPVVGCGTWRTFDVGDNPEAQAALAEVLRVLFDNGGSVIDSSPMYGSSEAVAGAVLTRIGGHGRAFVATKVWTEGREAGVAQMEESMRRLQQPRIDLMQVHNLLDWRTQLETLREWKAQGRIRYLGITHYTSGAFADVEAVMRSETLDFVQINYAADDRAAEERLLPLARERGIGVIVNQPFGGGGLLGKLKGQQVPEWSTEIGCTTWAQLLLKFVLAHPAVTCVIPGTGRPEYMRDNVRAGFGSYPDQLMKQRIAAAVA; encoded by the coding sequence ATGCGCCCCACTTCCGCCGACGCCCGCCGTCGACGCCTCCTCCTTGCCGCCGGCAGCGCGCTGCTGCCTTTGAGCGTGCCTTTGTGCCTGCCTTCGTGCCTGCCTGCGAGCTTCGCGCAAACGCCGCCCGCCACCGGCGGGCCGCTGCCGCACATGAACACGCGCCCTATTCCGTCCACGGGCGAAGCGCTGCCGGTGGTCGGTTGCGGCACCTGGCGCACCTTCGACGTAGGCGACAACCCAGAGGCGCAAGCCGCGCTCGCAGAGGTGCTGCGCGTTTTATTCGACAACGGTGGTTCGGTCATCGATTCATCACCGATGTATGGGTCGTCGGAGGCGGTTGCCGGGGCGGTGCTGACGCGCATTGGCGGGCATGGCCGCGCGTTTGTCGCGACCAAGGTATGGACCGAAGGCCGTGAAGCGGGCGTTGCACAAATGGAAGAGTCGATGCGGCGTCTACAGCAACCCCGTATTGACCTGATGCAGGTTCACAACCTGCTCGACTGGCGCACGCAGCTTGAGACGCTGCGTGAATGGAAAGCGCAGGGACGGATTCGCTATCTTGGTATCACGCATTACACGTCGGGCGCGTTTGCCGACGTGGAAGCCGTGATGCGCTCGGAAACACTCGACTTTGTCCAGATCAACTACGCTGCCGATGATCGCGCCGCCGAAGAACGCTTGCTGCCGCTTGCGAGGGAACGCGGGATTGGCGTGATCGTGAATCAGCCGTTCGGCGGTGGTGGCTTGCTGGGCAAACTCAAGGGACAGCAGGTGCCCGAGTGGAGCACGGAGATCGGGTGCACGACCTGGGCGCAACTGCTGCTCAAGTTCGTGCTCGCCCATCCGGCGGTGACCTGTGTGATTCCCGGGACCGGGCGGCCTGAGTACATGCGGGACAATGTGCGCGCCGGATTCGGTAGTTATCCAGATCAATTGATGAAGCAGAGAATTGCGGCGGCGGTCGCCTGA
- a CDS encoding EAL domain-containing protein: protein MNVFPANPATPMADDSSDETAANVARPIIEPVQRTHAYSSVDSLLRNARAQVDTTAWAWYQAGVDLHLASQGDAAQSWPCVLTADTFHAYCTAQRLCLWPTGSGESILGWLLAPASHAGNLTLANLARSLGEALQTDALARAQNTQRVLYEIAYLASSMRERSAFLLGVHQQLATLIDAENFYLALYDSASGGITYPYYVDVIDTSALECATCDTLDPSRLSLTGQVLTTGQPLLIDAAGMRAAEQEGRFFCVGDRPEFWMGAPLKNASDEVFGMIAMQVYDVSRVYSVEDRALFLVVARHVAMALDRILHRDDLEETVSRRTAELSELNRALRQEIAERKRAEHLQGALFQIAELSSRHGDMMEFFQSLHGIVGELLYAQNFYIALVDRSTATVSFPYYVDELLNHHPTPRRNRRGLTEYVIRQRRPCLIDLAEATRLVDSGEIERSGESIKLRSWLGIPLFDGDVVRGVLAVQSYSTRVRYSLRDQELLTFVSRHIDTALSRRSAAEALHAANHELEERVQNRTRELDLANARLQHENSHDALTGLPNRSYLLQRLGDAWLDHHGEGKQLAVMFIDLDRFKVVNDSLGHHFGDMLLVQAATRLRSCLRDDDLLARLGGDEFAVLSPGAPLDTAVAIAERILAAFDLPFHIDDHVVFSSCSIGIVGPDSQFHSEPADLLRDADTAMYRVKNGGRDSFVVFNHALRREVSDQVEREGALRNALKRDDELVPYFQPIVCVNSGRLVALEALIRWRQPDGRVITPGEFLPAVEGLRLIGRLDLYMLTRVAVILAQPQHADWPPVHVNCSSYSMTRPEFADDVLALLARHGVAPSRICLELTEGALVAEPDLARRSMQRLADHGMSVVLDDFGAGFSSLSYVHQYRFSGLKIDRSFIFELTTSPRSRDIVRAIVRMAESLDLTLVAEGVEDAATLAMLREMGAAQAQGYYFAQPMPLDELLLTTLAPRLQALTQEP from the coding sequence ATGAACGTCTTTCCCGCGAATCCTGCCACACCAATGGCCGACGACAGCAGCGACGAAACCGCTGCGAATGTCGCTCGCCCGATCATTGAGCCGGTGCAGCGGACCCACGCGTACAGTTCCGTCGATTCGCTGTTGCGCAATGCCCGCGCTCAAGTCGATACGACCGCGTGGGCGTGGTATCAGGCAGGCGTTGACCTGCACCTCGCGAGTCAGGGCGATGCCGCTCAAAGCTGGCCCTGCGTTCTCACCGCTGACACCTTCCACGCCTATTGCACGGCCCAGCGTCTGTGCCTCTGGCCAACGGGCAGCGGAGAAAGCATTCTCGGCTGGCTGCTCGCGCCCGCCAGCCACGCGGGAAACCTTACGCTTGCCAACCTTGCCCGCAGCCTGGGTGAAGCCCTGCAGACCGACGCGCTGGCGCGCGCGCAAAACACCCAGCGCGTACTCTACGAAATCGCCTATCTCGCGAGCTCCATGCGCGAACGATCAGCGTTCCTGCTCGGCGTACATCAGCAACTCGCCACGCTGATCGACGCGGAAAATTTCTATCTCGCGCTTTACGACTCGGCGAGCGGCGGGATCACGTACCCGTATTACGTCGACGTGATCGATACCTCCGCGCTCGAATGCGCGACCTGCGACACGCTCGATCCGTCACGCCTGTCGCTCACGGGCCAGGTGCTGACCACAGGCCAGCCACTTCTGATAGACGCTGCCGGGATGCGCGCCGCCGAGCAGGAAGGCCGCTTCTTTTGCGTGGGAGATCGCCCCGAATTCTGGATGGGCGCGCCGCTCAAGAACGCCTCCGACGAAGTCTTCGGCATGATCGCCATGCAGGTGTACGACGTCTCGCGAGTCTACAGCGTGGAGGACCGTGCGCTTTTCCTGGTCGTCGCCCGGCACGTGGCAATGGCGCTCGACCGGATCCTGCATCGCGACGATCTGGAAGAAACGGTATCGCGCCGAACTGCTGAGTTATCCGAACTAAATCGCGCGTTAAGGCAGGAGATCGCGGAACGCAAACGGGCCGAACACCTGCAGGGGGCGTTGTTCCAGATCGCCGAATTGTCGAGCCGGCACGGCGACATGATGGAGTTTTTCCAGAGCCTGCACGGGATTGTCGGCGAGTTGCTGTACGCGCAAAACTTCTACATCGCGCTGGTCGACAGGTCGACCGCGACCGTGTCCTTCCCTTATTACGTCGATGAACTGCTGAACCACCATCCCACGCCACGACGTAACCGGCGCGGGCTGACCGAGTATGTGATCAGGCAACGCCGTCCCTGCCTGATTGACCTCGCCGAAGCCACGCGGCTCGTAGACAGTGGTGAAATAGAACGCTCGGGCGAGAGCATCAAGCTGCGTTCGTGGCTGGGCATTCCGCTGTTCGACGGCGATGTCGTGCGCGGCGTGCTCGCCGTGCAAAGCTATTCCACACGCGTGCGTTACTCGCTGCGCGACCAGGAACTGCTGACGTTCGTCTCGCGCCATATCGATACCGCCCTTTCGCGACGCAGCGCCGCCGAAGCGCTGCATGCGGCCAACCATGAGTTAGAGGAGCGCGTGCAGAACCGTACGCGTGAGCTTGATCTCGCCAATGCCCGGCTGCAGCACGAGAATTCGCACGACGCGCTGACCGGGCTGCCAAACCGCAGCTACTTGTTGCAGCGGCTGGGGGACGCATGGCTCGATCATCATGGTGAAGGCAAGCAATTGGCCGTGATGTTTATCGACCTCGACCGCTTCAAGGTGGTGAACGACAGTCTCGGTCATCATTTCGGCGACATGCTGCTGGTGCAGGCGGCGACCCGTCTGCGCAGCTGCCTGCGCGACGACGACCTGCTCGCGCGCCTCGGCGGCGACGAGTTCGCGGTGCTGTCACCGGGTGCGCCGCTGGACACTGCCGTGGCGATCGCGGAACGGATCCTGGCGGCGTTCGACCTGCCGTTTCATATAGACGACCACGTCGTGTTTTCATCGTGCAGCATTGGTATTGTCGGTCCTGACAGCCAGTTTCACAGCGAGCCGGCCGATCTCCTGCGCGATGCCGATACCGCGATGTATCGCGTGAAGAACGGCGGCCGCGACAGTTTTGTTGTGTTCAACCATGCGCTGCGCCGCGAGGTGTCCGATCAGGTTGAGCGCGAAGGTGCGTTGCGCAATGCGCTCAAGCGCGACGACGAACTGGTGCCGTATTTCCAGCCTATTGTTTGCGTGAACAGCGGCCGGCTAGTGGCGCTGGAAGCGTTGATCCGATGGCGCCAGCCCGACGGCCGCGTCATCACGCCGGGCGAATTCTTGCCGGCGGTGGAAGGCTTGCGCCTGATCGGGCGGCTCGATCTCTACATGCTCACACGCGTCGCGGTAATCCTCGCGCAGCCGCAACACGCTGACTGGCCGCCGGTGCATGTGAACTGTTCGAGCTACAGCATGACGCGTCCGGAGTTCGCCGACGACGTCCTCGCCCTGCTCGCGCGCCACGGCGTCGCGCCCTCGCGGATTTGCCTCGAACTGACGGAAGGCGCGCTGGTGGCCGAGCCCGATCTGGCCAGGCGTTCAATGCAACGTCTCGCCGATCACGGCATGTCGGTGGTACTCGACGACTTCGGCGCTGGATTTTCGTCGTTGAGTTATGTGCATCAGTACCGCTTCAGCGGCCTGAAAATCGACCGGTCGTTTATCTTCGAGCTGACTACCAGCCCGCGCAGCCGCGATATCGTACGGGCAATCGTGCGGATGGCCGAGTCGCTGGACCTGACGCTCGTGGCGGAAGGCGTGGAAGACGCCGCCACGCTCGCGATGCTCCGGGAGATGGGTGCCGCGCAGGCTCAGGGGTATTACTTCGCCCAGCCTATGCCACTGGATGAACTCTTGCTGACCACGCTCGCGCCGCGCTTGCAGGCGCTGACACAAGAGCCGTGA
- a CDS encoding MFS transporter, with the protein MSIIDVPNDPLTRVIAPYGAGPAELALAVGGLAIGTGEFASMTILPVIANGLGTSLPTMGHIISAYALGVVIGAPLITIFFAKIPRRAMLIGLMLMFAFGNLLSALAPNYPLLLIARFISGVPHGAYFGVAALTAASLVPPDRRARAVGRVMLGLTIANIFGVPLATWLGQWLGWRADFLLVGTLGILTMIGVRIFLPPIHAGGATPRRELGVFRRLQVWLTLSVIAVGFGGLFAVYTYITPTLLNVTHVAPWRVPLLLGALGVGMTAGSLIGGVLADKSRLWTIFGMLIWNAAALAAFAYSSANEWTATLNLFAMGLGIAVVPAVQTRLMDVAGDAQTVAAALNHSAFNIANALGAWAGGVVVAMGFGLEATGWTGALLACGGIVLLGVSVAVERRSLTSGPATVCGSSGA; encoded by the coding sequence ATGTCCATTATCGATGTCCCCAACGACCCGCTCACGCGCGTGATCGCGCCCTATGGCGCGGGTCCCGCCGAACTCGCACTCGCCGTCGGGGGCCTGGCTATCGGCACGGGTGAGTTCGCGTCCATGACCATCCTTCCGGTAATCGCGAACGGCCTCGGTACATCGCTGCCCACCATGGGCCACATCATCAGCGCGTATGCGTTGGGCGTGGTGATCGGCGCGCCGCTCATCACCATTTTCTTCGCGAAGATCCCGCGCCGCGCGATGTTGATCGGGCTGATGCTGATGTTCGCGTTCGGCAATCTGCTCAGCGCGCTCGCGCCGAATTACCCGCTGCTGCTGATCGCGCGCTTTATTTCCGGCGTGCCGCATGGCGCGTATTTCGGTGTAGCGGCGTTGACGGCGGCCTCGCTGGTGCCGCCCGACCGGCGCGCGCGGGCGGTCGGGCGCGTGATGCTCGGCCTGACAATCGCCAATATTTTCGGCGTGCCGCTCGCGACCTGGCTCGGTCAATGGCTCGGCTGGCGTGCGGATTTTTTGCTTGTCGGCACGCTCGGTATTCTTACGATGATTGGCGTACGCATCTTTCTTCCGCCCATTCACGCGGGCGGCGCCACGCCACGCCGTGAGCTTGGCGTGTTCAGGCGCCTGCAAGTCTGGCTGACGCTCTCGGTGATCGCGGTCGGCTTCGGCGGACTGTTTGCGGTGTACACCTACATTACGCCAACGTTGCTGAACGTGACCCACGTGGCGCCCTGGCGTGTGCCGCTGTTGCTCGGCGCGCTGGGGGTCGGCATGACGGCGGGCAGCCTGATTGGCGGCGTGCTGGCCGACAAGTCACGGCTCTGGACCATCTTCGGCATGCTGATCTGGAATGCCGCCGCGCTGGCGGCGTTCGCGTATTCTTCGGCCAACGAATGGACGGCCACGCTCAACCTGTTCGCAATGGGACTCGGCATAGCCGTGGTGCCAGCCGTGCAGACGCGTCTGATGGACGTGGCCGGCGACGCCCAGACCGTCGCGGCCGCGCTCAATCATTCAGCCTTCAACATTGCCAATGCGCTGGGTGCGTGGGCGGGCGGCGTAGTGGTCGCGATGGGTTTCGGACTCGAGGCCACGGGCTGGACCGGTGCGCTGCTTGCGTGTGGCGGGATCGTGTTGCTCGGTGTTTCCGTAGCGGTGGAGCGGCGCTCATTGACGTCCGGTCCTGCGACGGTGTGCGGTTCGTCAGGCGCGTGA
- a CDS encoding FUSC family protein, producing MSIAASLCSVARGFHRVRDHRSTNRGAVSPSSRLLTRLLGSDPGLLRFHTALRSAFACLLTGAVTIGWTVHTHRAPTLAAFALLFAMVAPLFLRDATQRGWFRSLAVIYGAGSASLIAASALAPWPLVADAGFLAVLFAAMLVQACGPRALGGAMMAVVSFYLGLYLHPTLAHVFTMLGLSAIALVSVAFTGRVLVPTRPDATLRRALTAVMQRATTVLADRRADEPGAMGHLSLLNEAALAVEEQLGLLDFSGAQRLRACLIDVEVAAAQHAVDSSRLDRSDVRLRVALRRLSRAGRDAVASTARAANTGVKRATGAAFVWRDTLSWLPACRATTAALIAMLIGHSVSPERWFWAVITTFVVFLGTRSRGDTIRKTGERVLGTLAGVAVSAALVSALHGTPWLLVAAMLACVFGWAYFILTAYGQGVFFITVLVGLIYGELGFAIGPLIEMRVEEVFVGCIVSIAVAVSMMPLRTSDHVDVKVTGVLDALDEVLRVCTTSVDGIGLHPLDVVRTLDRRWHELRVALRPLQTQRVFAWNTQMELAVGPLFACVQAARELARETARGASAAATDEARVRLTGALALFAARSGRNAGGSDAAVVRELVAAQ from the coding sequence ATGTCCATTGCCGCTTCCCTATGCTCCGTCGCGCGAGGTTTCCACCGCGTGCGTGACCACCGGTCCACCAACCGTGGCGCTGTCTCCCCTTCGTCTCGTCTGCTCACCCGCCTGCTCGGCTCCGATCCTGGCCTCCTGCGTTTTCACACCGCGCTTCGCAGTGCGTTTGCCTGCTTGCTGACAGGTGCTGTGACGATCGGCTGGACGGTGCATACGCATCGGGCGCCGACCCTTGCCGCGTTCGCGTTGCTGTTCGCGATGGTCGCGCCGCTGTTTCTCCGCGATGCCACGCAGCGTGGCTGGTTCAGGTCCCTTGCTGTGATCTATGGCGCGGGGTCTGCGAGTCTGATCGCGGCGAGTGCGCTGGCGCCCTGGCCGCTCGTGGCGGATGCCGGATTCCTTGCCGTGCTGTTCGCGGCGATGCTGGTTCAGGCATGTGGTCCGCGCGCGCTTGGCGGCGCAATGATGGCAGTTGTTTCGTTCTACCTAGGGCTTTATCTCCATCCGACGTTGGCGCATGTGTTCACGATGCTCGGGTTGTCGGCGATCGCGCTCGTTAGCGTGGCATTCACCGGTCGCGTGCTGGTGCCGACCCGGCCTGACGCTACATTGCGTCGCGCGCTGACCGCGGTGATGCAACGTGCCACGACCGTGCTCGCCGATCGTCGTGCTGATGAACCCGGCGCCATGGGTCATCTGTCGCTGTTGAACGAAGCAGCGCTCGCCGTTGAAGAGCAGCTTGGACTGCTCGATTTTTCGGGTGCACAGCGACTGCGGGCGTGCCTGATCGATGTCGAGGTTGCGGCGGCCCAGCACGCTGTGGATTCGAGCCGGCTTGATCGAAGCGATGTTCGTTTGCGGGTTGCGCTTCGGCGTTTGTCGCGTGCGGGCCGTGACGCGGTGGCGTCGACTGCGCGCGCGGCGAACACAGGCGTGAAGCGGGCAACCGGCGCTGCATTCGTTTGGCGCGATACGCTTTCCTGGCTGCCCGCCTGCCGCGCGACGACAGCCGCGCTGATCGCCATGCTGATCGGACATTCGGTGTCGCCGGAGCGATGGTTCTGGGCGGTCATTACGACCTTCGTGGTGTTCCTCGGGACGCGCTCGCGCGGCGACACGATCCGCAAGACCGGCGAGCGCGTGCTTGGCACGCTTGCGGGCGTGGCGGTCAGCGCAGCGCTTGTGAGCGCGCTTCATGGAACGCCCTGGTTGCTGGTGGCCGCGATGCTCGCGTGTGTGTTCGGCTGGGCGTATTTCATCCTCACCGCATATGGACAGGGTGTGTTTTTCATCACCGTGCTGGTCGGGCTCATCTATGGCGAGTTGGGCTTTGCTATTGGGCCGCTGATTGAAATGCGCGTGGAGGAAGTGTTCGTTGGCTGCATTGTGTCGATAGCCGTAGCGGTATCGATGATGCCGCTGCGCACGTCGGATCACGTCGATGTCAAAGTGACCGGCGTGCTTGATGCCCTCGACGAGGTTTTGCGGGTTTGCACTACGAGCGTTGATGGGATTGGGCTCCATCCGCTTGACGTCGTGCGCACGCTCGATCGGCGCTGGCACGAGTTGCGCGTCGCACTGCGGCCGTTGCAAACGCAGCGGGTGTTCGCTTGGAACACGCAGATGGAACTTGCGGTCGGGCCGTTGTTTGCGTGCGTTCAGGCGGCGCGCGAACTGGCGCGCGAGACGGCACGAGGCGCGTCGGCTGCGGCAACTGATGAAGCCCGCGTACGCCTCACCGGCGCGTTGGCGTTGTTTGCGGCGCGGTCTGGGCGGAACGCGGGGGGCTCGGACGCGGCGGTTGTACGGGAGTTGGTTGCTGCGCAGTAA